One genomic window of Phormidium ambiguum IAM M-71 includes the following:
- a CDS encoding plasmid mobilization protein, which translates to MPLDKRTTNIIVRLTPKEKSLIEKKAAAAAMTLSDYIRHCVERRTYSTPIPEINRLTYHQLAKVALSLSHAINTIEAAKISEQNLSSFEEVRRTTVDTLQVVRSVQSQLLGLKSSEELS; encoded by the coding sequence ATGCCGCTTGATAAACGCACAACGAATATTATTGTTCGTCTTACCCCAAAAGAAAAATCTCTTATAGAGAAAAAAGCTGCGGCTGCTGCGATGACTTTATCTGATTATATTCGTCATTGTGTAGAACGCAGAACTTATTCGACACCTATTCCAGAAATTAACCGACTCACTTATCACCAACTTGCTAAAGTTGCACTCAGTTTATCTCATGCGATCAATACGATCGAAGCTGCAAAAATTAGCGAACAAAACTTATCATCTTTTGAGGAGGTAAGGCGAACTACCGTAGATACTCTACAAGTTGTCCGTTCAGTTCAATCGCAACTGTTGGGTTTGAAATCATCTGAAGAATTATCATGA
- a CDS encoding LysR family transcriptional regulator, with protein sequence MELRHLHYFVTVAAELNFSRAAQRLHIAQPPLSQQIRQLETELGFELFHRTKRSVQLTQAGRVFLVQAEKILQQVEQAVEMGRLASRGEVGQLVVGFVSSAAYSVLPPILQAFRQAVPNVSLELRELTTNQQLQLLVSGQIDIGLVRPPVEQPEIHSEVIFQEPLMLAMPVSHRLAKRTKVSIKSLVNEPFILFRRSLAPGLYDPIISLCQQAGFSPNVVQEAIQMQTIVSLVAAQMGIAVVSASLQNLQRSGVIYKALKEKTPLVALALIWRPDCVPTVERFLRIARTGYDQSFSLALHTP encoded by the coding sequence ATGGAACTTCGGCATTTGCACTACTTTGTTACGGTGGCAGCGGAATTAAACTTCAGTCGTGCTGCTCAAAGGTTACATATTGCTCAACCACCGCTGAGTCAACAGATTCGACAACTGGAAACTGAGTTGGGATTTGAGCTATTCCATCGGACTAAGCGGAGCGTGCAACTTACCCAAGCTGGACGGGTATTTTTGGTACAAGCAGAGAAGATTTTGCAGCAGGTTGAGCAAGCGGTTGAGATGGGACGGCTTGCCAGTCGTGGTGAGGTGGGACAATTGGTGGTTGGCTTTGTCAGTTCTGCGGCGTACAGTGTTCTACCACCGATTTTGCAGGCTTTTCGTCAGGCTGTTCCTAATGTCAGTTTGGAATTGCGGGAACTGACGACTAACCAGCAGTTGCAGTTGTTAGTCAGCGGACAGATTGATATTGGATTGGTTCGTCCGCCTGTGGAACAGCCAGAGATTCATTCCGAGGTGATTTTTCAAGAGCCTTTAATGTTGGCAATGCCAGTGTCTCATCGGTTAGCAAAGCGAACGAAGGTGTCGATAAAATCGCTGGTTAATGAGCCTTTTATTTTGTTTAGGCGCTCTTTGGCTCCGGGACTGTATGACCCGATTATTAGTTTGTGCCAACAAGCGGGTTTTAGTCCAAATGTAGTGCAGGAGGCGATTCAAATGCAAACAATCGTTAGTTTGGTGGCGGCGCAAATGGGTATTGCAGTTGTTTCAGCTTCTTTGCAGAATTTGCAGCGTAGTGGCGTGATTTACAAGGCTTTAAAAGAGAAAACTCCTTTGGTGGCGTTGGCTTTAATTTGGCGACCTGATTGTGTACCTACAGTAGAGCGTTTTTTACGAATAGCTAGAACTGGATACGATCAATCTTTTTCGCTCGCCCTCCACACCCCATAA
- a CDS encoding DUF4351 domain-containing protein has product MSYDNACKYLAERFPGDFIRWLLGIEATRIRVLKTELDVEPIRADSVSFLRVANRILHLEFETDAYSQPPIAFRMLDYSVRLKRKYRRDIEQFVIFLQQSSNEIVFTTEYQDRTTTHRYGVIRLWEQDPAIFLDNPGLLPLAVLARSDDPESLLEQVVQRVDRIEDSEQQQGIATCTSILAGLRLNNDVISQFFREDIMRQSVVYQRILQEGKKEEALSIVLRLLRYVFGELPEIIVNRIESLSTQQLEDLAEDLFEFSELADLEAWLGYPRE; this is encoded by the coding sequence ATGAGTTACGATAACGCTTGTAAATATTTAGCAGAAAGGTTTCCGGGTGATTTTATTCGTTGGCTTTTAGGAATAGAAGCGACTAGAATCAGAGTATTAAAAACCGAACTGGATGTAGAACCAATTCGTGCGGATTCAGTTAGCTTTTTGCGAGTAGCTAACCGAATTTTACATTTAGAATTTGAAACTGATGCTTATTCTCAACCGCCTATTGCTTTCCGAATGTTAGATTATTCAGTGAGATTGAAACGAAAATATCGTCGAGATATAGAACAGTTCGTTATCTTTTTGCAGCAGAGTTCTAACGAGATTGTTTTTACCACAGAGTATCAAGATAGAACTACAACTCACCGCTATGGGGTAATTCGTTTATGGGAACAAGACCCGGCTATATTTTTAGATAATCCTGGTTTGTTACCTTTGGCGGTATTGGCGAGGAGTGATGACCCGGAAAGTTTGCTAGAACAGGTTGTCCAAAGGGTTGATAGAATCGAAGATAGCGAACAGCAACAAGGTATTGCTACCTGTACAAGTATTTTAGCTGGTTTGCGGTTGAATAATGATGTAATCAGTCAATTTTTTCGGGAGGATATTATGCGTCAGTCGGTTGTTTATCAAAGAATTTTACAAGAAGGTAAAAAGGAAGAGGCACTTTCTATAGTGTTGCGTCTACTGAGATATGTTTTTGGGGAATTACCTGAAATAATTGTGAATCGAATTGAAAGTTTGTCAACCCAACAGTTAGAGGATTTAGCAGAAGATTTATTTGAATTTTCTGAGTTAGCAGATTTAGAAGCTTGGTTAGGATATCCTCGCGAATAG
- a CDS encoding class I SAM-dependent methyltransferase, protein MSNNMWNTTLYESNHSFVWQYGESLLELLAPQPDERILDLGCGTGQLTAKIASVGAKIWGIDADKSMIEQAQQNYPNLHWLIADARNFQVDEPLDAVFSNAALHWIKEADAVIQCVYQALKPGGRFVAEFGGRGNIGAIAQAIFTTLENMGLGNPQTLNPWYFPSIAEYATLLEKQQFEVKYALLFARPTPLEGGQAGIANWLQMFANGILSQLSPQQQMQVIQSVQMQLRPTLFRDGHWIADYRRIRIIAVK, encoded by the coding sequence ATGAGTAACAATATGTGGAATACAACTTTATATGAAAGCAATCATTCTTTCGTTTGGCAGTATGGAGAATCACTCCTAGAATTACTTGCACCTCAGCCAGATGAACGAATTTTAGACCTGGGTTGTGGTACCGGACAATTGACAGCAAAAATTGCCTCTGTGGGTGCAAAAATTTGGGGTATTGATGCTGATAAAAGTATGATTGAACAAGCACAACAAAACTATCCTAATCTACATTGGTTAATTGCTGATGCTCGAAATTTTCAAGTAGATGAACCTTTGGATGCAGTATTTTCTAATGCTGCATTACACTGGATTAAAGAAGCAGATGCAGTGATTCAATGTGTTTACCAAGCACTCAAACCGGGCGGACGTTTTGTTGCAGAATTTGGTGGGCGAGGGAATATTGGGGCGATCGCACAAGCAATTTTCACTACACTAGAAAACATGGGATTGGGGAATCCTCAAACACTTAACCCCTGGTACTTTCCCAGTATCGCAGAGTATGCGACTCTTTTAGAAAAACAGCAATTTGAAGTTAAATATGCACTATTATTTGCGCGTCCCACACCTTTAGAAGGTGGTCAAGCAGGTATTGCCAACTGGTTACAAATGTTTGCTAATGGTATTTTATCCCAATTATCTCCTCAACAACAAATGCAAGTAATTCAGTCAGTTCAAATGCAGCTACGACCAACTTTATTTCGTGATGGACATTGGATAGCTGATTATCGCCGCATCAGGATTATTGCTGTTAAGTGA
- a CDS encoding glutathione S-transferase family protein, with amino-acid sequence MSVTQLSWTELETLANYEIDRINGPTNAQADLRLFGKSESDVRVTLYRDHHAWCPYCQKVWLWLEEKQIPYRIKKVTMFCYGEKESWYKRIAPSGMLPALELDGRLITESDEILLALERTFGTLGYGLGDDRVLPLRRLERLLFRAWCSWLCSRARSSGDDQRQRDQFKAVVEKVEEALGSTPGAYFLDRFSTVDVIFTPFLERMNASLFYYKGYSLREENPRLADWFAAMESRETYRGTQSDFHTHAHDLPPQLGGCWSNGEPQTKSNQLQVDNGPWFGLPDVTYPEPETSRAEALQRVLKHRANIIKVNPSDDRLFEEALGCALTYMMTGEACLPPPGSDVALRYLRSRISVPRDMSIYAAKRLREALEVTAALVGNGQGTPIPVNHRRDQDPANFGKK; translated from the coding sequence ATGAGCGTCACTCAATTAAGCTGGACAGAATTAGAAACCCTGGCAAACTATGAAATCGATAGGATTAATGGGCCAACCAATGCTCAAGCTGATTTGCGTTTATTTGGGAAGAGTGAATCTGATGTGCGAGTGACGTTGTACCGCGATCATCATGCTTGGTGTCCCTACTGTCAGAAAGTCTGGCTGTGGTTGGAGGAAAAGCAGATTCCCTATCGGATTAAAAAAGTGACGATGTTTTGCTATGGGGAGAAAGAAAGTTGGTACAAACGTATAGCGCCATCAGGGATGTTACCAGCACTGGAGTTAGACGGACGCTTGATTACGGAAAGTGATGAGATTTTGCTGGCGCTGGAACGAACATTTGGTACTTTAGGTTACGGGTTGGGAGATGATCGGGTTCTCCCACTGCGGCGGCTAGAGCGACTTTTATTTAGAGCTTGGTGTTCTTGGCTTTGCTCAAGAGCAAGGTCTAGTGGGGACGATCAGCGTCAGCGCGACCAATTTAAAGCTGTGGTAGAAAAGGTTGAGGAAGCTTTAGGCAGCACTCCTGGCGCTTATTTCCTGGATAGATTTAGCACTGTTGATGTAATTTTTACGCCCTTTTTGGAACGAATGAATGCCAGTCTTTTCTATTACAAGGGCTATTCTTTAAGGGAGGAAAACCCACGTTTGGCAGATTGGTTTGCGGCGATGGAAAGTCGTGAGACTTATCGGGGCACGCAAAGTGATTTTCATACCCATGCTCATGATTTACCACCTCAATTGGGCGGTTGTTGGTCAAATGGGGAACCGCAAACGAAAAGCAATCAGTTACAAGTTGATAATGGGCCTTGGTTTGGGTTGCCTGATGTGACTTATCCTGAACCGGAAACCTCACGCGCCGAAGCATTGCAACGGGTACTGAAGCATCGGGCCAATATTATTAAAGTGAATCCGTCTGATGATCGGTTGTTTGAGGAAGCTTTGGGTTGTGCGTTAACTTATATGATGACTGGGGAGGCTTGTTTGCCACCGCCTGGTTCGGATGTGGCTTTGCGGTATTTGCGCTCGCGCATTAGTGTACCCAGAGATATGTCTATCTACGCCGCTAAACGGTTAAGAGAAGCGTTGGAGGTAACTGCGGCTTTGGTAGGGAATGGTCAAGGTACTCCGATCCCAGTTAATCATCGACGGGATCAAGACCCGGCTAATTTTGGCAAGAAATAA
- a CDS encoding GNAT family N-acetyltransferase, which yields MPSLEIKIRIATLKDINLIHSFIAQKAEFDGFIPPLQLSIKQLQRTLFTDSPLAEVLLAEVNQTAVGFALIYPTFSSFLAQPTLWIDDLFVLPDMRHQGVGTALIEEIAEIAKLRNYGRIEWTVATRNTSAINFYKKQGAQILDNLRLCRVVV from the coding sequence ATGCCATCATTAGAAATTAAGATTCGCATAGCTACCCTAAAAGACATTAACCTAATCCATTCTTTCATTGCTCAAAAAGCCGAATTTGATGGATTTATTCCACCTTTACAACTGTCGATCAAACAATTACAAAGAACTTTATTTACTGATTCACCCCTAGCAGAAGTTCTCTTAGCTGAAGTTAACCAAACAGCTGTAGGGTTTGCTTTAATTTATCCGACTTTTTCCAGCTTTTTAGCCCAACCTACCCTGTGGATAGATGACTTATTTGTGCTACCTGATATGCGTCATCAAGGAGTGGGAACTGCATTAATCGAGGAAATAGCAGAAATTGCCAAACTTCGTAATTATGGACGAATCGAATGGACAGTGGCTACTCGTAATACTTCAGCAATTAACTTTTATAAAAAGCAGGGTGCCCAGATTTTAGATAATCTGCGTTTGTGTCGAGTGGTAGTTTAA
- a CDS encoding ParM/StbA family protein — MEELTVKIWVDLGGSTLKILLDIPQKSTKPIIMSSRVIKLDDWLVSNRTVDILNIPPEADAIVRFGKCYYAVGKLAEQYASDVTNSIELKEPKQNTAIPKLLAIVGIIKQKYQLPTKFAVKLTLLLPFPEYQFVKDGGNNFSVDLKKALSNWEFRGEEYSVTLVNFICKPEGSGLIMLRYQQQHNQQDWLINHKIAALMLGHRNTSILLYDRGIPSGYTNNLGFYQIIQTVIDSSLGQSAAALTQAIYKANDDISPNNPHIQALALTEGRSKRAELIRLVKAIASAQKNHWQQISSWAKLLVNDVDELIIGGGTALLYQKAIRETFHSTPLFWAVARENEPIPQIPPQPIEPSGNREEWQHKLLTAKPGQDALKAKQALEQYEQQQADYLEQLTEVEAALALEKLPQMQLQRQSQAMIEEIAQTFFSQEVKSDEKYFRVTQFVDIYGVWRASEKD; from the coding sequence ATGGAAGAACTAACTGTTAAAATTTGGGTTGACTTAGGTGGAAGCACGCTGAAAATTTTGCTCGACATCCCCCAGAAATCAACCAAGCCAATTATCATGTCTTCACGAGTAATCAAACTAGATGATTGGTTAGTATCCAATCGGACTGTGGATATCTTAAATATCCCTCCTGAAGCTGATGCAATTGTTCGCTTTGGTAAATGCTATTATGCAGTAGGTAAGTTGGCAGAACAGTATGCTAGTGATGTGACCAACTCCATTGAACTTAAAGAACCAAAGCAGAATACTGCTATTCCTAAACTGCTGGCAATTGTGGGCATTATTAAGCAGAAATATCAACTGCCAACCAAATTCGCTGTCAAACTAACTTTATTACTTCCCTTTCCTGAATATCAGTTTGTCAAAGATGGTGGTAATAATTTTTCTGTGGATTTGAAAAAGGCGTTGTCTAATTGGGAATTTAGAGGAGAAGAGTATTCAGTTACTTTAGTTAATTTTATTTGCAAACCCGAAGGTTCTGGCTTAATTATGTTGCGATATCAGCAACAGCATAATCAACAAGATTGGCTGATTAATCACAAAATCGCTGCCCTAATGTTGGGACATCGAAACACTAGCATTTTGCTCTACGATCGGGGAATACCTAGCGGCTATACTAATAATTTAGGCTTTTACCAAATCATTCAAACTGTAATTGATTCTAGTTTGGGACAAAGTGCTGCGGCTCTCACTCAGGCAATTTACAAAGCTAACGATGACATTTCACCCAATAATCCCCATATTCAAGCACTTGCTCTTACTGAGGGGAGAAGTAAACGAGCCGAACTGATTCGTTTGGTAAAAGCGATCGCTTCTGCCCAAAAAAATCACTGGCAACAGATATCTAGTTGGGCTAAATTGCTCGTTAATGATGTTGATGAACTAATTATCGGTGGTGGCACAGCATTGTTATATCAAAAAGCTATCAGAGAAACTTTCCACTCCACTCCATTATTTTGGGCAGTAGCAAGAGAAAACGAACCAATACCTCAAATCCCACCTCAACCCATTGAGCCATCTGGCAACCGGGAAGAATGGCAACACAAACTCCTCACTGCTAAACCAGGACAAGATGCTTTGAAAGCCAAACAAGCGTTAGAGCAATATGAACAACAACAAGCTGACTACTTAGAGCAATTAACAGAAGTAGAAGCAGCATTAGCTTTAGAAAAACTTCCCCAAATGCAGTTGCAGCGCCAATCGCAAGCCATGATAGAGGAAATCGCTCAAACATTTTTCTCTCAAGAGGTAAAGAGTGACGAAAAATATTTTCGAGTGACGCAGTTTGTTGATATTTATGGGGTGTGGAGGGCGAGCGAAAAAGATTGA
- a CDS encoding pirin family protein, which yields MTVTTQTLRSVAGIINSVETLEGAGFLVRRPFPKSSFSEFDPFLLLDELGPVNLKPGQAKGAPDHPHRGFETVSYVLDGRLEHKDSVGHTGVLNPGDVQWMTAGAGVVHSEMPQAEFTRTGGRLHGIQLWVNLPQRDKMIAPRYQEIKAAQIPVVHTEDGSVTVRVIAGEALGAKAVIETRTPIIYLHFTLQPGASIVQRVPKEYNAFAYLLDGTGLFGTEQERGHDGQMVIFAADGDEVVIANPADAQQPLDFLLIGGVPLNEPVVRYGPFVMNTETEIMQALEDYQNGKMGQIHAKHTSTSD from the coding sequence ATGACCGTTACCACTCAAACGCTGCGATCGGTTGCCGGAATCATTAATAGTGTGGAAACTTTAGAAGGGGCAGGATTTTTGGTACGTCGTCCCTTTCCTAAAAGCAGTTTCTCCGAGTTTGACCCTTTTCTCCTCCTCGATGAATTAGGCCCAGTTAACCTAAAACCAGGTCAGGCAAAAGGCGCACCAGACCATCCCCATCGCGGTTTTGAAACAGTTAGCTATGTATTGGACGGACGATTAGAACACAAGGATTCTGTTGGACATACGGGAGTATTAAATCCGGGTGATGTGCAATGGATGACCGCAGGTGCAGGGGTGGTACATTCCGAAATGCCCCAAGCAGAATTTACTCGCACAGGTGGACGGCTACATGGGATTCAACTCTGGGTTAACCTGCCGCAACGGGATAAGATGATTGCGCCTCGTTATCAGGAAATCAAAGCGGCTCAAATTCCTGTAGTTCATACAGAAGATGGGTCTGTCACAGTGCGAGTCATTGCTGGAGAGGCGTTAGGTGCAAAGGCGGTCATTGAAACCCGCACACCGATTATTTACCTACACTTCACGCTACAACCGGGTGCATCGATCGTCCAAAGAGTACCGAAAGAATACAACGCTTTTGCATATCTGCTCGATGGTACTGGTTTGTTTGGCACCGAACAAGAACGCGGTCATGATGGACAAATGGTGATTTTTGCTGCTGATGGGGATGAGGTTGTCATTGCTAACCCTGCTGATGCTCAACAACCGCTCGATTTCCTGCTAATTGGCGGAGTACCGTTGAATGAACCTGTGGTGCGCTATGGGCCATTTGTGATGAACACAGAAACGGAAATTATGCAGGCCCTCGAAGATTACCAAAATGGAAAGATGGGACAAATTCATGCAAAACACACTTCAACATCGGATTAA
- a CDS encoding serine hydrolase domain-containing protein — protein sequence MLHISTYGKADIAADIPVTPETLFPIASISKSFTSIALLQLYEAGQLDLHAPVTQYLPWFGVKSIYEPITIHHLLSHTAGIITGRDFTPNSYYEVVALAETEVTSPPGEYFHYSNVGYQRFYDDRPYSHNYPLVPAPWLEYAAGDGSIASTPVDMATYLRFLLNKGRTLSESIISEDSFNLMVQSVIKVNQTEEVFYGYGLAIKKFNNQTYILHDGGTIGHLSNITLDLDNGLGVVVLCNRPGNPGEISKEALQLITAELSGQELPSLPAINHPTVVENANDYAGTYLGDNKQLTFLAQNQHLILEYQDEYIILERRYGDSFYVNHPDFALFLLTFKRSDNQVVEVFYGEQWYASDQALRANVSGCDYYRTFL from the coding sequence TTGTTGCATATTTCCACTTATGGTAAAGCCGACATCGCTGCCGATATTCCTGTCACTCCAGAAACTTTATTTCCTATTGCCTCAATTAGTAAATCTTTCACTAGCATTGCCTTACTTCAACTCTACGAAGCCGGCCAATTAGACTTACACGCACCCGTCACTCAATACCTACCTTGGTTTGGAGTAAAATCTATCTACGAACCGATTACTATTCATCATTTACTTTCCCATACTGCGGGTATTATTACTGGTAGAGACTTTACGCCTAATTCTTATTATGAAGTTGTCGCTTTAGCAGAAACAGAAGTTACTTCACCACCAGGAGAATATTTTCATTATTCTAATGTGGGTTATCAACGCTTTTATGATGACCGTCCTTACTCGCATAATTACCCCCTTGTACCAGCACCTTGGTTAGAATATGCTGCTGGTGATGGCAGTATTGCTTCTACACCTGTAGATATGGCAACTTACCTGCGCTTTTTGTTAAATAAAGGACGCACACTTTCCGAGTCAATTATTTCGGAAGATAGTTTTAATTTGATGGTTCAGTCAGTAATTAAAGTTAATCAAACTGAAGAAGTTTTTTATGGATATGGTTTAGCGATCAAGAAATTTAATAACCAGACTTACATCCTTCATGATGGGGGAACGATCGGTCATCTTTCCAATATTACGCTCGATTTAGATAATGGACTGGGAGTTGTTGTCTTGTGCAACAGACCAGGGAATCCTGGGGAAATATCTAAAGAAGCACTCCAGTTGATTACAGCTGAACTTTCAGGTCAAGAATTACCTTCATTACCTGCAATTAATCATCCAACAGTTGTTGAGAATGCTAATGATTATGCAGGTACTTATTTGGGAGATAACAAACAACTTACTTTCCTGGCTCAAAATCAACATTTAATTTTAGAATACCAGGATGAATATATTATTTTAGAACGGCGTTATGGGGATAGTTTTTATGTTAATCATCCCGATTTTGCGCTTTTTCTTTTAACTTTTAAGCGGTCGGATAATCAAGTAGTAGAAGTGTTTTATGGAGAGCAGTGGTATGCGAGCGATCAAGCATTACGTGCTAATGTTTCCGGTTGTGATTATTATCGTACTTTCCTCTGA
- a CDS encoding relaxase/mobilization nuclease domain-containing protein: MIGKATKGADFRGLLRYIFSRERSQLLGSNLGQQSILGMQQEFEAICSLNHRVRYPVLHLSLSPHPDDRLSDKQAFDLIENMVNRCGYGDCQWVAARHDDTITPEGKLRPHYHVIVNRVRLTDCRVVSAWKDWQRYEMVLQELREEYNVTKVIDSRDSKHRELTTAQAQRTRQLQQQVDSNQIDCVPNVRLQLQNAIDSAITKVQEVTSLGEILSTVGVTSVVTSRGIKFEKDGIWFAGYQLGKAYTLKSLSERLSQQKLVRTIAPIIAACLVNQTKLVGQHHTAYWEDDQLVLMDNLSSRIKMKAVNQNGYWQPVVPSNLNDTDVRHFLEVDLRRIQTLKEAKKQREKEQSEAELDW, from the coding sequence ATGATTGGTAAAGCTACTAAAGGTGCTGACTTCAGGGGATTGTTACGCTATATTTTTAGCCGCGAACGATCACAACTACTAGGCAGCAACCTGGGACAGCAGAGTATTTTGGGGATGCAGCAGGAATTTGAAGCGATCTGTTCTTTGAATCATCGCGTTCGTTATCCGGTTTTACATTTGTCACTTTCTCCTCACCCAGACGATCGACTTTCTGACAAGCAGGCATTTGATTTAATTGAAAATATGGTTAATCGTTGCGGGTATGGGGATTGTCAGTGGGTGGCAGCCCGTCACGATGATACAATTACGCCAGAGGGAAAATTACGCCCTCATTATCATGTAATCGTTAATCGGGTACGTTTGACTGACTGCCGAGTGGTGTCAGCTTGGAAAGATTGGCAGCGGTACGAAATGGTGCTGCAAGAATTGCGAGAAGAATACAATGTGACTAAGGTGATTGATAGCAGAGATTCAAAGCACAGAGAATTAACCACAGCACAAGCGCAAAGAACCAGGCAGTTACAACAGCAAGTGGATTCCAACCAGATAGATTGTGTTCCTAATGTGCGATTGCAACTTCAAAATGCGATCGATTCTGCGATTACAAAAGTCCAAGAGGTAACAAGTCTTGGTGAAATCCTATCCACTGTTGGTGTTACTAGTGTGGTTACTTCACGGGGAATCAAGTTTGAAAAAGATGGGATATGGTTTGCGGGTTATCAGCTGGGAAAAGCTTACACTTTAAAAAGTTTGTCAGAACGTTTGTCACAACAGAAGCTAGTCAGGACGATCGCTCCAATTATCGCAGCTTGTCTAGTCAATCAAACAAAATTGGTAGGTCAACACCATACTGCTTATTGGGAAGACGACCAATTAGTACTGATGGATAACCTAAGTTCTAGGATCAAAATGAAGGCTGTTAATCAAAACGGATACTGGCAACCTGTGGTACCCTCCAACTTGAATGATACTGATGTTCGGCACTTTTTAGAAGTTGATTTAAGACGCATCCAGACACTAAAAGAAGCTAAAAAGCAGCGGGAAAAAGAACAAAGTGAAGCAGAGCTTGATTGGTAA